The DNA segment ACAATGACCTCAGACTAAAAGCACTTTGGAATGTGGGCACATTTGTTTTTGGGAAAGTGAGCGCATCTCTCAAGAGAGGGAACAGGTTTTTAAAGAGCGGACATTTTACAAagtgaggacatttttagagaatttttctgtgtgtgggtggagtactggtgtgtgtgtgttatagacAGTTTTGTCCACGTTGTCTTGCAGAAACAGTAACTAATGTTTAATGCGTGTGCTCGTTGTATATCCTGCAAAGCGCTTCATGTCATCACAGGAAGTTACATCACGGTTTCAGTGGAAGGCAAATAAAAGCCTTTGGCGTAGGGGGCATTGGCGTAGGGGGCATTGATGTAGAGGGCATTGGCGTAGGAGACATTGACGTAGGGGGCAGTGGCGTAGGGGGCATTGACGAAGGGGGCATTGACGTAGGGGGCATTGACGAAGGGGGCATTGACGAAGGGGGCATTGACGTAGGGGGCATTGACGTAGGGGGCATTGGCGTAGGGGGCATTGACGTAGGGGGCATTGACGAAGGGGGCATTGACGTAGGGGGCATTGGCGTAGGGGGCATTGATGTAGGGGGCATTGACGTAGGGGGCATTGACGTAGGGGGCATTGACGAAGGGGGCATTGACGTAGGGGGCATTGGCGTAGGGGGCATTGATGTAGGGGGCGTTGACGTCGATGCCtgtagaaggggggggggcattcctgACTCCCTTACCCCCTCATCTTTGGGTCTCCCAtggcaacacccccccccccccccccccccccgtaaagtTAGGatcaaaataaatagtttgCCGCCATTTTTTAGGAGCTGTCTGCCTTTAAATGAAGCCACAGGAGGCAGAAAGTCCACTGGGGACAGAAAAGAGACTCAGAGGAGTTAAAGAAGAATGCAGACAGAGTGTCCCCGTTTCCAGAGCGGTAATCACGTTGTGTTCGGTTGGAGGAGTTGGTAGGTCAAACTGTGACGTAGACACACTCGAGCGCACAAATCGTACATTCCGGGCAGTTATCTAGACTGAGGAAAGCCCTGAATTTACAAGCAACGGGCAGAAGAGATAAACGCCCTTCCAGACTTGCACCTGGTTACGTAACCGTTGTGACGTGTCTGAATACACCTAAGTCCTTTTTGGTAAATGTCACAAATCTGGTAAGGTCGGACTGTAACATTTCTGGAATAGTTTGACTCTGAAATAACTATTAACCATTTATTTACTTGGCACCTTGTTCTACCTTTTGTAAAACATTAAACACTTCCATGGCTTACTCATCATATTCTAAGCCCAAAGGAAGTAAAACTAGCCCATTAACCAGGGAACCCTTTGAGGTTTATATATTTTCTGACGATTAATTAAATCACAACAATTATCAGACCAGCACTTTTCTTCCGTTGCCATATGCACAAATGACGACGTGTATATATACAGCAAAAAGGGCATTTCTGCAAATAGAATCCAAAAAAGAATCTAAACTCAATGTGTCAGTCTGTGCTTTTGCACTGCATCATGTTATGAGTTAGACAAACATTCTAATAAAGTGATGAGAAattccaaagaaagaaaaagaagttatCCAAACTTTCCTCAAATCTTCCCCTCTATCAAAGACGTCCCTCACGTTCCAAAAATACCCATTTTCTGCAGTTTCTAACTGTTTGCAATGTCTTTATGTTCTGGATTGTGAGGGCAGGACTGTGTCTTCCCCTTCGCATTCGAACACCttaaatccagatgtttttaCCCGCttaacatctgcatgttagcaTTGCCACTCTGAGCTTGTTCGCACGCTGATGTTGGCCTTCGTGTCCCCGATAAAGATGTCATTCTGTCTCAGTGCCTCGACCACCGACCTGTCCGGCGGGTTTGATTCTGGTGGCAACTACCTGAGGAAGAGTCCGGACCAGTACAGCTCCAGGGGCAGCATGGAGAGCCTGGACCCCCCCCAGTCCTCGCAGCTTCACTCCGGAGCTCAACATCACCACCCACTAGGCAACCACACGCACAGCGGACCCCACCCCGCCTACTCCTCTTGCCACCAGCTGTCCTCTGGCAGGTCCGTACCAAGTGTAGCTTAGCACAAACCTGCTAGCCTCGCCTTGATTCAAGCCACCAAATCCCGCGGTGGAAATGCAACGTGTCTCTTTCGCAGCTTTCCATGTGTCAATGCCATGATATCAAAATAAATCTCTCATCATATCCAGGTCCTCCAACAGCATGGACCACCTCCACAGCAAGCGGGACTCTGCCTACTCCTCGTTCTCCACGAGCTCCAGCATCCCCGAGTACCTAACCTCCAACCCCTCCTTCAGCCCGGAGCGCTCCTATTCGCTGGAGACCGTCcctcagaggggaggaggcgcTGGAGAGATGCAGGCGGCCGATGCGTGTTACGGCCGGACGGGGTACGATGCCCAGCATGAGCTGAGCTCCGCCTCCGGCGCCTTGCCGCACAGCAGCGATCCCAGAGGCGGGGGGTCGGATCGGCCAGGGCCGGGCCGAGATGTGCAAGGTGACGCTCTGCTTTAGGACGGGCTCTTGGGTAATGGAACTCTAATGTCGGGACTTCATTGTTTCTGCTTTTGTACTATTGGCAACAGGTTCAGTGGGCGGGGTCTGTTACCGGGGAAGTGGCAGCGGCGGCGCCCCGgtatcaaacagacacagcgtGGGTCCCATCTGGGGCCTACCAGCCAGCCGCAGCTCCTACGAAAGCCTGAAGGGGGCGCCCGCTCCACCGAGGCGCAGCGACAGCTACACAGCCATCAGGAACCACGACAGACCAAACTCCTGGTCCAGTCTGGATCACGCACGATCACTGCGGTGAGTAGGCGCTGCCAATCTGAGACGATTGATTCGACAATGTCAACAAATCCTCATCACCAAAGTCTGCCCCACTTCCACAATCCCACGTGGCACTGCACCCTAAGGTCTAATGTGATATGAATGTTATAGTATATACAATATTATTCAAATCTATTCGGTTGTTAAAAATAGATTCATCGAATGGTATTTGGTGTTGTTTTTACTCAGGTCTCTGCAGAAAGGCTCCTGGCATCACTCCAGTGGCCCTGTGGCCTCGAATGCAGGTAAATAACATTTACACTCACATGACTTCTCATTTTAGGGTCTCAAATATACCATTTGTTCTGGAAACAATGACCTCATACGCAGCAGTCACTGTGCCTCTGATGTTCtatgtgacatcatcatcgATTACTGTGCTTCCAGCTAAAGGCTCGTACGGCGCCGAGGGGCAGCTCCACACGGTGATAGAGAAGAGTCCAGAGAGCAGCCCCACCACAAAGCCTCGCCAGGGGGGAGGCGTTCCCCAGCCCTCCTCCCCTACTGGACCGTGCTCCGGACCACCCGACAGTGGCCCCCATTCTGGCCGGCTCATTCTGCCCGCGGGCGTGAACCCCGTCCCACGGCTGGAGCCCCACTATGCACAGGTGGCCGGCGCCCGCCAGGGGCCAAGCTCCTCGGCAGCGCACCGAGCTCCGGccgacggagggagagaggaaggagccgCGGAGAGGCGGAGGGATGGAAGGATGCCAGCTGATGAAAACGGCTACCAAGACAACATCTCACTACACCCCTGTTCCGCCTCTACGCAGCTCAGGCCTCCAGGCCTCCAGGCTGACAGGTGACCTTTATGCTACTCAGCTAACAGCTGTAGCGTCTTCACCTTCAAACCATTGGCTGTGAAAAAAAGGGAGCTGAAGTTATTTTTTTGACAACGTATGGCTAAATCCCTCTGTACTGTCCGGACGTTGTGGGGCGTCTGAGATACTAGGTCATCAGACAGCATGATCATGCTACGTGGCAGTAACGCAGCGATCACCCATCAGTAACTCAGTCTTCTCCTTTCATCAGGCGACAACAGGAAGAGTGTGTGAACATGAAAACAGCTGGAGAGGAATCCAAGGACCACACAGGGACCCAAAGGCTTCCGAGCCACCAGGGACCTCACGGTCACAGCTTCCAAGGGCCCCATATGCACACAAGCCAGAGAACCAACAGCCATGTGTTCCAGGAACAGAAAGAGGATCCACATGTTGCTCACATCCCGTCGACCGCTGAATGCCGGCCGCTCTCCTCGCGGCGGGCGGAGACCTGCACGCCGCTACAGGCCagaggagacaacagcaggTACGCACGGTGATGCTGGTTGACATGTTGCAATCAATTCTAATTACGACTTCCCACCGATTTGAGAGGTCTGATTCTCTCATTGCCCGCTGTGCAAACTGTAGCTGATGGAATGGATGGAATTTGTGATTTCGGGGAGAAGTCATTTGATGGCATTGATGACTGTCCCACCTGTTTACgtactactccccccccccccccccccccccctctattcaGATCAATGGAGCAGGCCAGCGACTATTCAGAGCCCATGGCATCATCCAGGCTCCCCCAGGGGCAGGTTAGCCAGTCCTACCCTCAGCCTCCGGCTCTGCATCCCTCTGCCTGCCATCCTCATCCCCGTCACTCTAGTGACTCGGCAGCTCCGCAGAACCCGCACTGGGACCACCGAGAGTGGGAGAAGGACAGAGACCACCCACTGACTCGTCTGGAGATCGCCCTTGCTGAGGTTCAGCGATGCGCTAGCCCCAACAGTGTCATTTCTTCCAGTAGCCACGACAACGGCGGCGCCGGCGGCCAGGGGCCCGTCCGCAGCCTCTCCGTCCTGGAGAAGGTCAGTTGTTTCGAGCGTCGGGAGCGCAGCGGAAAGCAGCGCAGTCACAGCGCCGCCAAGGCCCCAGACAACGTGAGTGAGCCGAACGTGCGCTCCTCAGCTGACAAGCAAATAATAAGCAATACTCAAAAGCATTTTTAATTTACCACACAGTGAAATATGCCTCTCGGATTTGAAAGTCTGGATACGCGTTGGACGTTACTCCTCTTAACAACTTTATATTTTCTGCCTTTGAATCAGATCGAGAAAAGCCGCAACTCCCCTTGTGGAGCAGATGACCTGAGAAACATGCTGGAGAGAAGCAATAGCAGAACTAAAGCCCACAGGACCATGAGCTACCGAGGAGGCAACAGCGAACACATGAAATACAGGTAAATGGATTGTTGATAAAGCTTATgcatagatatatatttattatgggACAATACAAACTGCATTTCTGTCTGGTTTTCAGGAACCCAGCGGATCCCATTGCAGCTCTCCGGAGGAGCATCAGCACCTTCAATCTTGATGAATCCAGCGAAAGTGAAAGCAGGAAAGACTTTCCCCGGATACAGGACGTCCAAGAGATGTTTGGCTCCATGCAGGACACGTCCCTCAACAGGTCAGAGTCCTCTAAGAGGTCAGAGTCCTCCCATTCAGTCGTCCGCAGGTCAGATTCTTCGACCAGGTCACAATCTTTAAACCAGTCACCTTTTTTAGCAGGTCAAAGTTCTTCTGCAGGTTGGGGTACTCCCACAGTCAGTCATCAAATAGGTCACATTACTCCAGGTCATAATCTGCCAAACAATCACAGTTCAGCAGGTCAGAGGTCTTCAGCAGGCCTGTGGAGTATTTCCACAGGTCTACAGAGTTTAAACAGGTCAAAATCCTCCAAAAGGTCAGAGTACTTCATCAGCTCCAATAAACGAGTCCTTCTGCAGGTCAGTGTCTTGGGTTTCTGTGGGCCACCCTGACAATGGAGACGTGTCTCTTATCAGATCTTACAGGGACTCCTTGAAAGACGCCCAGACCAAGGTCCTGCGGTCCACCTCCTTCAGAAGGAAAGACCTCAGTTCCTCCATCAGCCCTACACCTCCTGGTTCCCCtactcctttctcctcctccagcagccacCGGGCTCCACCTGTCACATCCAAGCACCATTCCCTGGAGAAAATAGGCCCCAAAACCATGCCCAAACCACAGGGCGTTGTTATCCCGCCGCCGGTCACTTCCCTTCACACTCCCAAGGAGCGCCACGTGGTCAGCCAGGAGGCCAGAGGCCCGAGCCCGCCAGCCCTTCCCACTGTCCCGCCAGTCGGACCTCCGGCCCTCACCAGGATCTGCGGCCGCAGGCGTCTAACAGTGGACCAGAAGAAGCGATCTTACTCTGAGCCTGAGAACATGAACGAGGTCGGAGTTACAGATGCAGAGACTGCTGCCCTCTTCAGGCGTGGAGGAGGTAAATACACCGGTTGAAGATcccaaatacacacaactaAACAATACAACCGAATAAGACATTTTGTGTAGAATTGCTTGATAAGCTAAAACCCAGATGACTGATAACAGTACAAACGTGTAGACAGACACAGAAAACATCGGTTGTACTGTCGCTCCTCATTGTCATTTCCATTCAGCTTATCTCAATCGCGCTTTAGCCTAAACAGGTTCACAGATAGCTAGAGCTAATGTTGAGCAGAATATAGATTAGAATTAaatcagcaaaaaaacaagaggagCCTTTGCTGGTTAAGAAGAAACAGGACTGAAGAATTGAATGTGTTGTGTTGCGTTGTGGCTGCTCACTTGGATGAAACGCaccgttagcaccgttagcaccgttagcagCGGGTAGCAGCATTGTTCAGTACCACAGATTAGTTTTGACTCCTATAGATCATTTCTTAGACAAATCTGAATCTTGCCAGGTTTATTTTAACACAATGAAGTATCTGAAGCTTGGCTTGTATTACAAAATTTCAATTGTAGGAAAACGTGCTTTAGCGATCATAAAGAAAGCTAAAGTTTTGGTATACAATACAGCTAGCATTATTGTGATCGTATATTATGGAACAACAAACATCTATGATGACTGACCCGGATCTTCCTGTGGGTCAGAGACCAGCGTGGCAGACCGGCGGAAGATGTTTGAGCTTGTGGCGAGTCGGTTCGGAGGCGGCGCGCTGCAAAATGCAACGTCAAGGCCCGACCTGCGACAGCTTCAACAAGATGCCCTGGCTGAATacgtggagaggaagagaagcgtgaaaaagagagagaaggcaggacagAGGAGTGGACTGAGGCCCCATAGTGCTTATCTACAGGCCGAAGACAGCAGCTACACAGGTGGGTGGAGGGTTTGATGAGTGATGGATAAATAGGAGGTAAATCGAACATTTAAGTAGATTAATCAGCTCTtacgtttcttcttctctgcttttttCTGTTACTCATcattccctcccctcctctctccttccttccttccttcccttctccctGGTCTCCTCCTGTCACTCAGACACCATAAGCctttcctccgcctccagcttgATGTCCCTGCAGGACTCCGGTGCAGATCGAATCTTCTCCTCCGGGGAGAGGCGTCTctgctccaccctccctcctggAGCCGACCAGCGCAGCCTCATGTCCAACGTCTTCTACCCGGGCAGGGTGGCCATTCCCAGGGCTCCAGAGCACCTTTCTTCTGGGTATCCAAAACACCAAAAGCAGGCTTTAGGACTCACTCCACCTCTGTGGTGCAGACTAGAAATAATGtgtacacacattatatatatattatatatatataaataatgtacacacacatacatacacacactgtcaAAAGACAGTCAGTCATTTGTAAGTAGAATTATTACATTTCAATAACtccatcctgtttttcttctcccagTGCTCCTGAGCCCAAGGCCCAGATCCTCCAAGATATCAAAGCTGAAGCAGGGGTTGGCAGAGCCCCGGGTCCGGACCCCCCACAGCGGGCTGCAGAGCCTCAGCTCAAGCTGGACCTCTTTTTGTGGCGGGCCGGGTCTCCTCGGGGCTCCGGGCCTCCTCGGGGCTCCGGGCTGTCGGCCTCTGCAGAGGATCTCCTGGAGAGATTTGTCAAGAAAGGAATGACTCCTCAACACCAGCGCTCCCGTTCCTCCCCCACAGTAGAGACCCTGAGCCAGGTGCCGCTCACTCACATCGCAGTGGACATTGTTGTAGACTAAACTTACTGAATTTACTCTGGATTTGTGGGGCTTGACGATGACTCGCTGTTATGGGACATTTGGCCCCGAGTCACACAGGAAATGTCCACAGTCCTCAAAGCTTCCTGTGGGGGGCCAGGAAGCTGGAGACGGCCGCTGGGCGCCGTCCGATAGCAAAGATAACACATCTACAGTCCTTAAAGGAATGCGGTAAAGGTTGAATTAGTCTTTTATCTCAGTGATCAGAGCAGGCGGTGTCACATAaacatcatttcacttcagacggaCAAACAGTCCGTCCTCTTACTTCAAACAGTAGATTTCAGGGTCCCTCTGTCCTGCTTTTACAGCGTCCATGTTAAGTGGAGCAGCCAGGACAACTTCTAAACGATTAATGGTCTGGTACTCTGCTTACCGTTGGTGTATCATAATGAATTGGGTTTGAAATTTATCTGCAGATGCCTTTGTTCAGGATGAGTAATTATCATTAAGAAATGATCTGTCAACAAATCAAGAGAACTAGATTCATTTAACCCTTCTATACAAGCGGAGGAGTTTGTTCACTTTATTCCAACTTGAAAAAGGGACTGAAATTTATCTACGTGGAGATTTTAAGTTCACTGGATTCCACTTAAATTGCTGATACTGAAATGACTGAGTCCAAGGCCGTAGATTCATTTccacttttattttcattttcaagttGCAGCATTTCAATAGCATTTATCCAATCAGGAAATTAGGTAAAACACCTACAAACAGAAACATACATAAGTCCCCAGCAATATACAACACACCAGCAAACATGtaaaaatgctttaaataatTAACTTTAGTTTGAAATAATATCCTGAAGAAAAAAGTACACTTTGAAATGTAGTTAAAAGTCCAACAGCTTAAATGTACCAAAGTGCAAAATCCTCACAATGGTCAGTACAAGCAAAATAAATAGTTAATTACACTAATAAAACAATTTCATGTCCATTTATGAGCAGAACCCGTAGCAAACGGTCGCTGCAGTAACAAACCTTTAGCTCAAACCCGATGCAGCGGCAGACTTAGATGGAGGGAAGATTTGAAACGCAATTGAAAAGTTCCTTCTCTTACCGGCTGCTTCTCCAGACTACGGAGATCTTCCAGGTTTGCATCACTCCACACGCAGAGTTCTATTTCAGCCTTTGCTGTTGCACAACTCTCTGGTTCCTGCCCGGCTTGATTAGGCACCAGTCATCCTGTCGCGTGCGTTGACGCGCCGATTCAGCATGAAATAGTCTTTGTTTTCTCCCGTGCATTTTCCTTAAACACCCACGCTCATCCCTGACAGTTCCCCTGATGGCCAGTAGAGAGAAAGCAAACGTGATACTTTCACACCGGCTTTATGTTTCCAAACTGGGGGTTATTTATAAAAAGGCCGCTGGTTTCCACAGAGAAATGATCTGAGCTTCCTCCTCAAAGGACTTGactttgtccgtgtgtgtttcaggactTCCCCGCAGGCGACGTCTTCGTCTCTGAACCCGGGCGCTGCTCCGTGGACAGGTACGTCCGTCTCCGTCCAGACTCACCTTCAAAGTCCAGAGCAGGTTTTTGCCTTCTCACAAACTCGGCTCACTTCAGGTTAGACTAGAAGAATGTAGGTTGAAATTCAAACGACCTCTTCGGTAGAGCGGCAGCATCTTTTCCCAGTGGTGGTCGGTCTGGTCAGACGTCCTTCGCCGTCTTCCATAACAGGCGGTTAGAAGCCAGCGTGTGGGAGAACTTTATGCTCTCtgccatttttaaacaaactggCCTTATGAGTCCATGTGGGGTAaaaagatggagagaagagggaaCGGAAGGATGGGGAGGTGGAACAAGAAAAAGCTCAGGAACAGACGAGTATATTTTGGtgaaaaggaggaaggaagaaaaagggtTCAGATGACAGAAAAGAATGGAGAAAAGTATTAAAGAGAATTGGAAGTTcaatgggaggaggagagaacgcAGGAGGGTGTGACGGTTTCTGGTACCGGAGCTCGATGAAGCCCAAAAGCACGACTCAGACCACGATGAGAGAGACCGGTAGATTTACTCAGACGTTCAGGgaaggtcaaaaccgggagatccgtcagcaGGCGAACTAACCCAGAGGGGCGGGCAGGGAATCCGTAGACGAGACCAGGAGGGCAAGAAGGCAGGAAAACAAATCCGAGAAGCAGCAGGCGGGAATCTGGGGTCAAAAGGCAGGCGAGGTCAGAACAGATGCAAATCGGGCTCACTGGGAAACCACACAGGACAATGTGGCAGGGAACAAGAGGATGTGAGGGGGTTAAACGGTGGGTGGCTGACGAGGGGAGGCgctgcaggtgaggagggggggagaaccaggtgagggtgACGAGCGGGTTGATGGGGGAGGATCTGAAACCACGGGAGGGTTAGAGAACATGCaggggagaggaaaacaaactaGGTGGTgcgacagagggagaggagcgATTCACACATGACCGTCTaaatgaggtcagaggtcacttcAGGAATTCTGTGTGCACGTTTGAACCGATCTGTCTGGTGTGCAGGAacgtgaatgcatcactcctgATTACCGACAAGGGACCTCTAACAATCATTAGATCTCTGACTTCTAACTGATAGGACAGTAGACCGTAAAACCTCTTAATACCAAATCTAAAAGAGAACATATCGTAAAGGCCCATAACACAGTGTTTTAACTGACAACTGTTCTATATTTTTGTTTAGTCCTTAAATAGTTCTTTCCGTCCAGGAAATGCAAACAATCCAAACTCTTTGGCAAAAGAGATCATCACAGATTAAAAGTAATACCATTGAGATTATAAATCATAAGTACTTTTCTCTGTGGCATTTtataatatttgtgtgtgttgttgctttTGTCTAAACTTGGTGTAACTTAAGTTAGAATAAACATACTTGTCCTCATTAACACGGCTGTAAAGTAAGACGATCTGATGTGTTCTtacatctgtgtgtctctcagacCTGAAGATGGTGGCCTCTTCCCTCCACGATACTCCCAAAGCAGTGTGGACCCCGTCCAGCCTGCAGGACCCTCACAAGGTGAGCAAAGGTTCTTAACTATAACTATACAACAGTTATTGTACTGCTGTATTGTGGCCTCTCATTTTCATTTATCCTTAACGTTTTGTATTATCTAACAGTCCCAACGTTCTCCCCCCGGACCCTTCCTTCGGTTCCGATCCCA comes from the Gasterosteus aculeatus chromosome 14, fGasAcu3.hap1.1, whole genome shotgun sequence genome and includes:
- the shroom3 gene encoding protein Shroom3 isoform X3 translates to MENGVRAGGGGGGRVLVEARLQGGAPWGFTLQGGLEHGEPLIISKVEEGGKADRLEQPLLTGDQIIIINEVELGGFRQEAIALVKGSYKTLQLTVRREFDPGYMKEFDYSHSSLAARPPAPSSYPPPPSLTPPPPPQQKRQTPSSHHSRPCSGGGVQLRIKNRRSEPASRPHSWHSTKLGEGQQPPDQGGMDTMSSSWHHSYHASASTTDLSGGFDSGGNYLRKSPDQYSSRGSMESLDPPQSSQLHSGAQHHHPLGNHTHSGPHPAYSSCHQLSSGRSSNSMDHLHSKRDSAYSSFSTSSSIPEYLTSNPSFSPERSYSLETVPQRGGGAGEMQAADACYGRTGYDAQHELSSASGALPHSSDPRGGGSDRPGPGRDVQGSVGGVCYRGSGSGGAPVSNRHSVGPIWGLPASRSSYESLKGAPAPPRRSDSYTAIRNHDRPNSWSSLDHARSLRSLQKGSWHHSSGPVASNAAKGSYGAEGQLHTVIEKSPESSPTTKPRQGGGVPQPSSPTGPCSGPPDSGPHSGRLILPAGVNPVPRLEPHYAQVAGARQGPSSSAAHRAPADGGREEGAAERRRDGRMPADENGYQDNISLHPCSASTQLRPPGLQADRRQQEECVNMKTAGEESKDHTGTQRLPSHQGPHGHSFQGPHMHTSQRTNSHVFQEQKEDPHVAHIPSTAECRPLSSRRAETCTPLQARGDNSRSMEQASDYSEPMASSRLPQGQVSQSYPQPPALHPSACHPHPRHSSDSAAPQNPHWDHREWEKDRDHPLTRLEIALAEVQRCASPNSVISSSSHDNGGAGGQGPVRSLSVLEKVSCFERRERSGKQRSHSAAKAPDNIEKSRNSPCGADDLRNMLERSNSRTKAHRTMSYRGGNSEHMKYRNPADPIAALRRSISTFNLDESSESESRKDFPRIQDVQEMFGSMQDTSLNRSYRDSLKDAQTKVLRSTSFRRKDLSSSISPTPPGSPTPFSSSSSHRAPPVTSKHHSLEKIGPKTMPKPQGVVIPPPVTSLHTPKERHVVSQEARGPSPPALPTVPPVGPPALTRICGRRRLTVDQKKRSYSEPENMNEVGVTDAETAALFRRGGETSVADRRKMFELVASRFGGGALQNATSRPDLRQLQQDALAEYVERKRSVKKREKAGQRSGLRPHSAYLQAEDSSYTDTISLSSASSLMSLQDSGADRIFSSGERRLCSTLPPGADQRSLMSNVFYPGRVAIPRAPEHLSSGAPEPKAQILQDIKAEAGVGRAPGPDPPQRAAEPQLKLDLFLWRAGSPRGSGPPRGSGLSASAEDLLERFVKKGMTPQHQRSRSSPTVETLSQDFPAGDVFVSEPGRCSVDRPEDGGLFPPRYSQSSVDPVQPAGPSQDAGPSHTPVPLRQRVRNSERPRTHSTSTLAASVGLPCPLSPPGSQDRGGAGWHTPERLSQADLDAITFPGTPQTATGDGDGCNTTSYEEGLETNTETGHSLSDAGVLEDLWTGRTLSLEQIEGYSGGNGRRILPTLNRKESRSTSSSSPPSSQPSTSHHLSSLRISESSFFGPADQQQPQESSTGLSQEDCDEVFLQNPPSLPLPIKETNVLEDFSPPPPLGFDQETAVGSMEILNTSTTANRKSSLHSPPTSPSSYVHPSLVPVLLPSVKSPLSTVTASTTSGDLGLEYQPLPTREPTPEELRVETLARQLVMQDSSLVPLLETLGSKSTVELMEEIFPNSRLVGQSPRQHKGSSQLDCRIPDGVCGSGQSTAAGRGKETNLDEEEKDLSTRKLELCEALRSSMEALRREKEALCEEHRCHQALGANVDALVQERLKANERDKYSVFIGDLERIVNLLLSLCSRLSRIDRSLLALERGEQEDTAGEKESLRHKRSLLLGQTEDARELKENLDRRQRVVHAILSRHLAEPQLQDYRHLVSSKPSLMIRQRRVDDLMRRAEEQLARLAEGPTQELAEARVWAGGNPFSSPSSAQCPPPLLPSVVPGPAYSAKTTTVTSL
- the shroom3 gene encoding protein Shroom3 isoform X4 — protein: MENGVRAGGGGGGRVLVEARLQGGAPWGFTLQGGLEHGEPLIISKVEEGGKADRLEQPLLTGDQIIIINEVELGGFRQEAIALVKGSYKTLQLTVRRRSEPASRPHSWHSTKLGEGQQPPDQGGMDTMSSSWHHSYHASASTTDLSGGFDSGGNYLRKSPDQYSSRGSMESLDPPQSSQLHSGAQHHHPLGNHTHSGPHPAYSSCHQLSSGRSSNSMDHLHSKRDSAYSSFSTSSSIPEYLTSNPSFSPERSYSLETVPQRGGGAGEMQAADACYGRTGYDAQHELSSASGALPHSSDPRGGGSDRPGPGRDVQGSVGGVCYRGSGSGGAPVSNRHSVGPIWGLPASRSSYESLKGAPAPPRRSDSYTAIRNHDRPNSWSSLDHARSLRSLQKGSWHHSSGPVASNAAKGSYGAEGQLHTVIEKSPESSPTTKPRQGGGVPQPSSPTGPCSGPPDSGPHSGRLILPAGVNPVPRLEPHYAQVAGARQGPSSSAAHRAPADGGREEGAAERRRDGRMPADENGYQDNISLHPCSASTQLRPPGLQADRRQQEECVNMKTAGEESKDHTGTQRLPSHQGPHGHSFQGPHMHTSQRTNSHVFQEQKEDPHVAHIPSTAECRPLSSRRAETCTPLQARGDNSRSMEQASDYSEPMASSRLPQGQVSQSYPQPPALHPSACHPHPRHSSDSAAPQNPHWDHREWEKDRDHPLTRLEIALAEVQRCASPNSVISSSSHDNGGAGGQGPVRSLSVLEKVSCFERRERSGKQRSHSAAKAPDNIEKSRNSPCGADDLRNMLERSNSRTKAHRTMSYRGGNSEHMKYRNPADPIAALRRSISTFNLDESSESESRKDFPRIQDVQEMFGSMQDTSLNRSYRDSLKDAQTKVLRSTSFRRKDLSSSISPTPPGSPTPFSSSSSHRAPPVTSKHHSLEKIGPKTMPKPQGVVIPPPVTSLHTPKERHVVSQEARGPSPPALPTVPPVGPPALTRICGRRRLTVDQKKRSYSEPENMNEVGVTDAETAALFRRGGETSVADRRKMFELVASRFGGGALQNATSRPDLRQLQQDALAEYVERKRSVKKREKAGQRSGLRPHSAYLQAEDSSYTDTISLSSASSLMSLQDSGADRIFSSGERRLCSTLPPGADQRSLMSNVFYPGRVAIPRAPEHLSSGAPEPKAQILQDIKAEAGVGRAPGPDPPQRAAEPQLKLDLFLWRAGSPRGSGPPRGSGLSASAEDLLERFVKKGMTPQHQRSRSSPTVETLSQDFPAGDVFVSEPGRCSVDRPEDGGLFPPRYSQSSVDPVQPAGPSQVPTFSPRTLPSVPIPDAGPSHTPVPLRQRVRNSERPRTHSTSTLAASVGLPCPLSPPGSQDRGGAGWHTPERLSQADLDAITFPGTPQTATGDGDGCNTTSYEEGLETNTETGHSLSDAGVLEDLWTGRTLSLEQIEGYSGGNGRRILPTLNRKESRSTSSSSPPSSQPSTSHHLSSLRISESSFFGPADQQQPQESSTGLSQEDCDEVFLQNPPSLPLPIKETNVLEDFSPPPPLGFDQETAVGSMEILNTSTTANRKSSLHSPPTSPSSYVHPSLVPVLLPSVKSPLSTVTASTTSGDLGLEYQPLPTREPTPEELRVETLARQLVMQDSSLVPLLETLGSKSTVELMEEIFPNSRLVGQSPRQHKGSSQLDCRIPDGVCGSGQSTAAGRGKETNLDEEEKDLSTRKLELCEALRSSMEALRREKEALCEEHRCHQALGANVDALVQERLKANERDKYSVFIGDLERIVNLLLSLCSRLSRIDRSLLALERGEQEDTAGEKESLRHKRSLLLGQTEDARELKENLDRRQRVVHAILSRHLAEPQLQDYRHLVSSKPSLMIRQRRVDDLMRRAEEQLARLAEGPTQELAEARVWAGGNPFSSPSSAQCPPPLLPSVVPGPAYSAKTTTVTSL